One region of Paraburkholderia acidiphila genomic DNA includes:
- a CDS encoding H-NS family nucleoid-associated regulatory protein, with protein sequence MDERKRESIVAYLRRRMAEFGIEPDDIAASLAADAAQLRAARYRDAAGHTWDGKGDAPQWVVQATSAGQSLEHFAVRETIEPQPAKPQSVDWRLDPFAGSRLATVRTEHTGAA encoded by the coding sequence ATGGACGAACGAAAACGCGAAAGCATTGTGGCCTATCTGCGGCGCCGGATGGCCGAATTTGGAATCGAACCGGACGATATTGCCGCTTCACTGGCTGCGGATGCCGCGCAATTGCGAGCCGCCCGTTACCGGGATGCGGCGGGCCACACGTGGGACGGCAAAGGCGACGCTCCGCAGTGGGTGGTGCAGGCGACAAGCGCGGGACAGTCGCTCGAGCATTTTGCGGTCCGCGAGACGATTGAACCGCAACCGGCCAAACCCCAAAGCGTGGACTGGCGTCTGGACCCGTTTGCAGGCAGCCGTTTGGCAACTGTAAGAACAGAACATACCGGCGCGGCCTGA